From Deltaproteobacteria bacterium, a single genomic window includes:
- a CDS encoding transposase, which translates to MVDGISNRQRRSIRLPHYDYGDAGAYFITLSVNNRACIFGDVVDGAMVLNDTGRIVVSEWIRTPTIRSQVALDEYVVMPNHFHALEAIESSRRGVLHTPSEKFHSPSQTLGAVVRGFKSATTKWINEMRGTPRAAVWQRNYYDHVLRNDEELQRVREYIVNNPAQWALDRENPEKGVCHTPLVYSY; encoded by the coding sequence ATGGTGGATGGCATTTCAAATCGACAGCGCCGCTCGATTCGTTTGCCGCACTACGACTATGGCGATGCCGGGGCCTATTTCATAACACTCTCTGTTAACAACCGAGCATGCATATTTGGCGATGTGGTTGACGGTGCCATGGTTCTGAACGATACGGGAAGAATTGTTGTTTCGGAATGGATCCGGACGCCCACTATTCGGTCGCAAGTAGCGTTGGATGAATACGTAGTGATGCCAAATCACTTTCATGCATTGGAAGCAATAGAAAGCTCCCGTAGGGGCGTATTGCATACGCCCTCCGAAAAATTCCACTCACCGTCGCAGACTCTCGGCGCCGTCGTGCGCGGATTTAAGTCCGCGACGACGAAGTGGATAAACGAAATGCGTGGGACGCCAAGAGCCGCGGTCTGGCAACGCAACTATTACGATCATGTCCTTCGTAATGACGAGGAACTGCAACGGGTTCGAGAATATATCGTGAACAATCCCGCTCAGTGGGCGTTGGATCGGGAGAATCCGGAGAAGGGCGTATGCCATACGCCCCTTGTATATTCATATTGA